A section of the Triticum dicoccoides isolate Atlit2015 ecotype Zavitan chromosome 7A, WEW_v2.0, whole genome shotgun sequence genome encodes:
- the LOC119330165 gene encoding disease resistance protein RGA4-like — protein sequence MEAAVASALTKEVVLKLVALLSEKHKLSRGLKDDIRFIRTELDMISSARDSHMAAGRDPASSSSRISMEEMRDLAHDIEDCIDRFLPCPCVACQGQGDAASVLRRVKKAATSARSRFAAEIHKLRSRLKDAHDRRVNYQAVNGSSAGASPAAADTGAETDPVGIDEPKQELVDILLQQTGPGKPGVISIVGFGGSGKTTLARAVYECPGVVRRFPCRAWAVASEHRDAEGLLTTILRQLRTTDAPLPQISMDGFLRTTECLIVIDDINKQNWDVIKSILPREAKSRIIVTTTLQSVANACSSGDGYVYKMSILNAEHSKVLLMKKVFFQGCSPELERGSTAIVEKCDGLPLALVCMAKFLLGENELTGSHCARVCHNLGHHMEKEADFTKLQQVLVNNYSSLSGYPLRTSLLYTSVFPNGRPIRRNTLIRRWLAEGYVQCQYKRSDLEVADENFRELIDRNIIRPIDASHNAKVKTCRTHGIMHEFMLHKSMSDNFITSLHDQNRSNFRHLFIQNHASGSTLSSNQRTSPASDDAAGSEKFRARSLTISGDAGEAASEFCRCELLRVLDLGECNDLEDSHLKDIHKLWHLKYLSLGGTISNLPKKIDKLHCLETLDLRKTKIEVLPVEVIGLPHLAYLFGKFKFGKKDLRKSEIAEFSQRKSKLKSLAGFYADGNPGFLQLMAHMKELKKVKIWCESTGADNKGLPDISKAVQKFAQDGMDTTGVRSLSLNLGNTMGDFLGSIQEYCYLSSLKLHGQLSVLPQFVTSLCGLTELCLSSTNLMGHDLSNLRKLRYLLYLKLVEADLGSFTIDNGDFPSLRRLCLVVKMPILPAVKEGALPYLVSLQLLCKDLFDLSGMRIEFHDCLEEVALDSMVSARTAEMWEAAAKKHPKRPKVVFLKRIDPSEPESAVKYVTADGPTREKCIVDSPQSGSVSKHGPYLKKTVVSEPPRAASELSSAANGAMPPSASIC from the exons atggAGGCTGCGGTGGCGAGCGCTCTGACCAAGGAGGTGGTGCTGAAGCTCGTGGCGCTGCTGAGCGAGAAGCACAAGCTGTCGAGGGGCCTCAAGGACGACATCCGCTTCATCCGGACCGAGCTCGACATGATCTCCAGCGCCAGGGACAGCCACATGGCGGCAGGGCGGGATCCGGCGAGCAGCTCCTCGCGCATATCCATGGAGGAGATGCGTGATCTGGCGCACGACATCGAGGATTGCATAGACCGGTTCCTGCCCTGCCCCTGCGTGGCCTGCCAGGGTCAGGGCGATGCCGCGTCCGTCCTCCGCCGCGTCAAGAAGGCGGCCACCAGCGCCAGATCCCGGTTCGCGGCCGAGATCCACAAGCTCCGGAGCAGGCTCAAGGACGCCCACGACCGAAGGGTCAACTACCAAGCAGTCAACGGATCCTCCGCCGGAGCTTCTCCGGCGGCCGCGGACACGGGGGCGGAGACCGACCCCGTGGGCATCGACGAGCCAAAGCAGGAGCTTGTCGACATCTTGTTGCAGCAGACCGGGCCGGGGAAGCCCGGTGTGATATCCATAGTCGGGTTCGGCGGCTCCGGGAAGACCACGCTCGCAAGGGCAGTGTATGAGTGCCCCGGAGTCGTCCGGAGATTCCCCTGCCGCGCCTGGGCTGTGGCCTCGGAGCACAGGGATGCCGAGGGGCTCCTGACCACGATACTCCGGCAACTCCGCACCACCGATGCGCCGCTGCCCCAAATTTCCATGGATGGTTTTCTGCGGACTACAGA GTGCTTAATTGTAATCGATGACATCAACAAGCAGAACTGGGATGTCATCAAATCCATCTTACCCAGGGAAGCAAAAAGCAGAATTATAGTTACCACGACTCTCCAGTCAGTAGCTAATGCTTGCAGCTCAGGTGACGGTTATGTTTACAAGATGAGCATTCTTAACGCGGAGCACTCCAAGGTTTTGCTAATGAAGAAGGTTTTCTTCCAAGGATGTTCACCTGAACTGGAGCGGGGTTCAACAGCAATTGTGGAGAAGTGTGACGGCCTTCCACTTGCTCTTGTGTGTATGGCCAAGTTTTTGCTAGGCGAGAATGAGCTCACGGGAAGCCACTGTGCGCGAGTTTGCCACAACCTCGGGCATCATATGGAGAAGGAGGCAGACTTCACAAAACTGCAACAGGTTCTTGTAAATAACTACAGCAGCCTGTCTGGTTATCCTCTGAGAACCTCCTTGCTATACACGAGTGTGTTCCCAAATGGTCGCCCAATCAGGAGGAATACTTTAATCAGGCGATGGCTAGCTGAAGGGTATGTCCAGTGTCAATATAAACGCAGTGATCTGGAGGTAGCAGATGAAAACTTCCGGGAACTTATTGACCGGAATATCATCCGGCCGATCGATGCTAGCCACAATGCAAAAGTGAAGACGTGCAGAACTCATGGAATCATGCACGAGTTCATGCTGCACAAGTCAATGTCTGATAACTTCATCACATCTCTTCATGATCAAAACCGAAGTAATTTCCGTCACCTGTTCATCCAAAACCATGCAAGTGGCAGCACCTTGAGCTCGAACCAGCGTACAAGTCCAGCAAGCGATGATGCAGCTGGCAGTGAGAAATTCCGCGCCCGGTCTCTGACCATCTCTGGGGATGCGGGAGAAGCTGCTTCTGAGTTTTGCAGGTGCGAGCTGCTGCGAGTGTTGGATCTGGGAGAATGCAATGATTTGGAGGACAGTCATCTCAAGGACATACATAAGCTGTGGCATCTAAAATATCTGAGCCTTGGGGGCACTATCAGCAACCTTCCGAAGAAAATTGACAAGCTACACTGTTTAGAGACCCTGGATCTGAGGAAGACAAAGATAGAGGTATTGCCAGTGGAAGTCATTGGGTTGCCTCACCTAGCTTACCTGTTTGGAAAGTTTAAGTTTGGGAAAAAGGACTTGAGAAAGAGCGAAATAGCGGAGTTCTCGCAAAGAAAAAGTAAGTTGAAGTCTCTTGCAGGATTTTATGCAGATGGAAACCCTGGGTTTCTACAACTGATGGCTCATATGAAAGAACTGAAAAAGGTTAAGATATGGTGTGAATCCACTGGCGCAGACAACAAAGGCTTGCCTGACATTTCAAAGGCAGTTCAGAAGTTTGCTCAGGATGGCATGGACACAACCGGCGTTCGTTCTCTGTCACTCAATCTTGGGAATACCATGGGTGACTTCCTGGGTTCTATTCAAGAATATTGTTATCTTAGCTCGCTGAAACTGCACGGCCAGCTTAGTGTATTGCCTCAGTTTGTTACATCCTTATGTGGCCTCACAGAGTTGTGCCTTTCATCGACCAATCTGATGGGGCATGATCTATCGAACCTGCGCAAGCTGCGCTACTTGCTTTACCTCAAGCTGGTTGAGGCTGACCTTGGGAGCTTCACCATAGACAATGGGGACTTCCCAAGCCTGCGACGCCTATGCCTTGTGGTGAAAATGCCCATCCTCCCTGCAGTCAAAGAGGGAGCACTGCCGTACCTTGTCTCACTCCAGCTGCTCTGTAAAGACCTCTTTGATCTTTCAGGCATGAGGATCGAGTTCCAtgattgtcttgaggaagttgcCCTCGATTCTATGGTCAGTGCCAGAACAGCAGAAATGTGGGAAGCCGCAGCGAAGAAGCATCCAAAGAGACCAAAAGTTGTGTTTCTCAAAAGGATTGATCCGAGCGAACCCGAATCTGCTGTGAAATACGTCACGGCGGATGGGCCGACACGTGAGAAATGCATAGTCGATTCGCCTCAGTCAGGTTCTGTGAGCAAACACGGTCCGTATCTGAAGAAGACGGTTGTTTCAGAACCCCCTCGAGCTGCATCCGAGCTGTCCAGTGCTGCGAACGGTGCGATGCCTCCTTCTGCAAG CATATGTTGA
- the LOC119330728 gene encoding NAC domain-containing protein 21/22-like: MSSLSMVEARLPPGFRFHPRDDELVLDYLSRKLGGGGAGGAAAAVASIYGCPAMVDVDLNKIEPWDLPEIACIGGKEWYFYSLRDRKYATGQRTNRATESGYWKATGKDHAISRKGLLVGMRKTLVFYEGRAPKGKKTEWVMHEFRKEGQGDLMKLPLKEDWVLCRVFYKTRTTIAKPSTGSNYNIDSAAATSLPPLIDNYIAFDHPGMSTVQNLEGYEQVPCFSNGPSSHPSSSASMNIPVMAMAPMAADQEQQHMGKAIKDALSQLTRFEQGNVKREAPAQGGVFAQDGFEYLAESGFSQMWNSLS; this comes from the exons ATGAGTTCGCTGAGCATGGTGGAGGCGAGGCTGCCGCCGGGCTTCAGGTTCCACCCGCGGGACGACGAGCTCGTGCTCGACTACCTGTCCAGGAAGCTCGGCGGCGGTGGCGCCGGAGGGGCGGCGGCCGCGGTGGCGAGCATCTACGGCTGCCCCGCCATGGTCGACGTCGACCTCAACAAGATCGAGCCCTGGGACCTCCCCG AAATCGCATGCATTGGCGGCAAGGAGTGGTACTTCTACAGCTTAAGGGACAGGAAGTACGCTACAGGCCAGCGAACAAATAGAGCAACTGAATCAGGCTACTGGAAGGCCACAGGGAAAGACCATGCGATAAGCCGGAAAGGGTTGCTAGTTGGCATGAGAAAAACCCTGGTGTTTTATGAAGGTAGAGCCCCTAAAGGGAAGAAGACTGAATGGGTCATGCACGAATTTCGCAAGGAAGGGCAAGGCGATCTGATGAAGTTGCCGCTCAAG GAGGACTGGGTCTTGTGTAGGGTTTTTTACAAGACCAGGACAACCATTGCCAAACCATCCACAGGGAGCAACTACAACATTGACAGTGCAGCCGCAACCTCACTGCCTCCTCTCATTGACAACTACATTGCCTTTGACCATCCTGGAATGTCGACGGTGCAAAACCTAGAGGGTTATGAGCAAGTGCCCTGCTTCTCCAATGGCCCCTCCTCTCACCCGTCGTCGTCGGCCTCGATGAACATCCCGGTGATGGCGATGGCGCCCATGGCTGCCGATCAGGAGCAGCAGCACATGGGGAAGGCGATCAAGGACGCGCTGAGCCAGCTCACCAGGTTTGAGCAAGGCAACGTGAAGAGGGAGGCGCCTGCCCAGGGTGGTGTGTTTGCTCAAGATGGGTTCGAGTACTTAGCTGAGAGTGGCTTTTCACAGATGTGGAACTCACTCAGTTGA